One Aliiroseovarius sediminilitoris DNA window includes the following coding sequences:
- the lysM gene encoding peptidoglycan-binding protein LysM encodes MGLWSFVKGAGKSLFGGGDETASADSLNKEVADLGIDTSKLDIKLDGEKVTVKGGENLSAEDREKVILAVGNVEGVAEVEADLDGEPTFHTVEKGDTLWAISEKTLGNGARYKEIFEANKPMLKDPDLIYPGQKLRIPG; translated from the coding sequence ATGGGTCTTTGGAGTTTTGTGAAGGGTGCGGGAAAATCGCTGTTTGGTGGCGGTGATGAAACAGCATCTGCTGACAGTTTGAACAAGGAAGTGGCTGATTTGGGTATCGACACATCCAAATTGGACATCAAGCTGGACGGCGAGAAGGTGACAGTAAAGGGCGGCGAGAACCTGAGCGCGGAAGATCGCGAGAAGGTCATTCTTGCCGTTGGCAACGTCGAAGGCGTCGCCGAGGTTGAAGCCGACCTGGATGGCGAGCCAACATTCCACACTGTGGAAAAAGGCGATACGCTTTGGGCAATCTCGGAAAAGACGCTGGGCAATGGCGCGCGCTACAAAGAGATTTTTGAGGCCAACAAGCCTATGCTGAAAGACCCTGACCTGATCTATCCCGGTCAGAAGCTGCGCATCCCCGGCTAA
- the trpB gene encoding tryptophan synthase subunit beta produces the protein MASYLKSTPTRDGMFGNYGGAMLPPPLEPHFKEIRDAYDRISKSADFIAELRHIRKHFQGRPTPISYLKNLSNLSGGAQIYAKREDLNHTGAHKLNHCMGEGLLAKFMGKKKLMAETGAGQHGVALATAAAYFGLECEIHMGEIDIAKEAPNVTRMKLLGAKVVPVGFGGRSLKEAVDSAFESYMGQADTALFAIGSVVGPHPFPLIVRDFQHIVGIESREQFLEMTGGLPDMVAACVGGGSNAMGLFSGFIDDEDVSLHGVEPMGTSSKLGDHAATITYGEDGDIHGFRTMVLKDENGDPAPVHTVASGLDYPGVGPEHAHLYRTGKANYTSADDKEALAAFYALSRHEGIIPALESAHAVAFAMREAPKNPGKSILINLSGRGDKDIDYVTETFGFGDNL, from the coding sequence ATGGCATCATACTTGAAATCCACCCCCACCCGTGACGGCATGTTCGGAAACTATGGCGGCGCAATGTTACCGCCGCCGCTTGAACCGCATTTCAAGGAAATCCGCGACGCCTATGACCGTATCTCAAAGTCGGCCGATTTCATTGCCGAGCTGCGCCATATCCGCAAGCATTTCCAAGGACGACCGACACCAATCTCTTACCTCAAGAACCTGTCGAACCTGTCTGGCGGGGCGCAAATCTATGCCAAGCGCGAAGATCTGAACCACACCGGCGCGCACAAGCTGAATCACTGCATGGGCGAGGGGCTGTTGGCAAAGTTCATGGGCAAGAAAAAGCTGATGGCCGAAACCGGCGCGGGTCAGCATGGCGTCGCGCTGGCGACTGCTGCGGCCTATTTCGGGCTGGAATGCGAAATTCACATGGGCGAGATCGACATCGCCAAGGAAGCTCCGAACGTCACCCGCATGAAGCTTCTGGGTGCCAAGGTTGTGCCGGTCGGCTTCGGTGGACGTTCGCTCAAGGAAGCTGTGGACAGTGCGTTTGAAAGCTATATGGGGCAGGCAGATACCGCTCTGTTCGCCATCGGATCAGTTGTCGGTCCACACCCTTTCCCGCTGATCGTGCGCGATTTCCAGCACATCGTCGGGATTGAATCGCGTGAGCAGTTCCTTGAGATGACCGGCGGGCTACCCGACATGGTCGCCGCCTGTGTCGGCGGCGGGTCAAACGCGATGGGTCTGTTTTCCGGCTTTATCGACGACGAAGACGTATCGCTGCATGGAGTAGAGCCGATGGGCACGTCGTCCAAGCTGGGCGATCACGCGGCCACGATTACCTATGGTGAAGACGGAGATATTCATGGGTTCCGCACCATGGTTCTGAAAGACGAGAACGGTGATCCAGCACCGGTCCACACAGTCGCCTCTGGTCTGGACTATCCCGGTGTCGGACCAGAGCATGCGCATCTGTATCGCACCGGCAAAGCGAACTATACCTCCGCTGACGACAAAGAGGCTCTGGCGGCTTTCTATGCGCTCAGCCGTCATGAGGGGATCATCCCGGCCCTGGAAAGCGCACACGCCGTTGCCTTCGCAATGCGCGAAGCACCGAAGAACCCCGGCAAGTCGATCCTGATCAACCTGTCAGGGCGGGGCGACAAGGATATTGACTATGTCACCGAGACCTTCGGGTTTGGTGACAACCTGTAA
- the ahcY gene encoding adenosylhomocysteinase: MTKDYIVKDISLAEFGRKELDIAETEMPGLMALRDEYGESKPLKGARIVGSLHMTIQTAVLIETLVALGADVRWASCNIFSTQDHAAAAIAAGGTPVFAIKGQSLEEHWDYLDRSFMFPDGPNLILDDGGDATLYILLGARVENGETDLIETPTSEEEVAVFAQIKKRMKATPGWFTKMRGQIKGVSEETTTGVHRLYDLVKQGQLPFPAINVNDSVTKSKFDNKYGCKESLVDGIRRATDTMMAGKVAVVCGYGDVGKGSAASLRGAGARVKVTEIDPICALQAAMDGFEVVTLEDAVADADIFITTTGNKDVIRIEHMRAMKDMAIVGNIGHFDNEIQVASLKNHKWTNIKEQVDMIEMPSGNRLILLSEGRLLNLGNATGHPSFVMSASFTNQVLAQIELWTKGDDYGNDVYILPKHLDEKVARLHLDRIGVKLSTLSSEQASYIGVTPEGPFKPEHYRY, from the coding sequence GTGACCAAAGACTACATAGTAAAAGACATCAGCCTTGCCGAATTTGGCCGCAAGGAACTGGATATTGCAGAAACCGAGATGCCGGGCCTGATGGCACTGCGCGACGAATATGGTGAGAGCAAACCATTGAAGGGCGCGCGCATTGTCGGGTCGTTGCACATGACCATCCAAACCGCTGTTCTGATCGAAACGCTCGTTGCGCTGGGCGCTGATGTGCGCTGGGCGTCGTGCAACATCTTCTCGACCCAGGATCACGCTGCTGCGGCGATAGCGGCGGGGGGGACGCCTGTCTTTGCGATCAAGGGCCAGTCGCTGGAAGAGCATTGGGATTATCTGGACCGCTCGTTCATGTTCCCCGACGGCCCGAATCTGATTCTGGATGATGGCGGTGACGCGACACTTTATATCTTGCTGGGCGCACGCGTCGAAAACGGCGAGACAGACCTGATCGAAACGCCCACCTCGGAAGAGGAAGTGGCGGTTTTCGCCCAGATCAAGAAGCGTATGAAGGCCACCCCGGGCTGGTTCACCAAGATGCGTGGCCAGATCAAAGGCGTGTCCGAGGAAACCACCACGGGCGTTCACCGTTTGTATGATCTGGTGAAGCAAGGCCAGTTGCCGTTCCCCGCGATCAACGTGAACGATTCCGTCACCAAGTCGAAATTCGACAACAAATACGGCTGTAAGGAATCGCTGGTCGACGGTATCCGCCGCGCCACCGACACGATGATGGCGGGTAAGGTTGCTGTTGTTTGTGGTTACGGTGACGTTGGCAAGGGCTCTGCCGCGTCGTTGCGTGGCGCTGGCGCCCGCGTGAAAGTGACCGAAATCGACCCTATCTGTGCGCTGCAAGCCGCGATGGACGGGTTCGAGGTTGTGACGCTGGAAGACGCGGTGGCTGACGCCGACATCTTCATCACCACCACCGGCAACAAGGACGTGATCCGCATCGAGCATATGCGCGCGATGAAGGACATGGCCATCGTTGGCAATATCGGCCACTTCGACAATGAAATTCAGGTGGCAAGCCTGAAGAACCACAAGTGGACCAACATCAAGGAACAGGTGGACATGATCGAGATGCCGTCAGGCAACCGTCTGATCCTTCTGTCCGAGGGGCGTTTGCTGAACCTCGGCAACGCCACTGGCCACCCGTCCTTCGTGATGTCGGCCAGCTTTACCAACCAGGTGTTGGCGCAGATCGAGCTGTGGACCAAGGGTGACGACTACGGGAACGACGTCTATATCCTGCCCAAGCATCTGGACGAGAAAGTCGCCCGCCTGCATCTGGATCGGATCGGTGTGAAACTGTCCACGCTGAGCAGCGAGCAGGCGTCCTATATTGGCGTCACACCCGAAGGGCCGTTCAAGCCCGAGCATTATCGGTATTGA